In Stomatohabitans albus, one genomic interval encodes:
- a CDS encoding HPr family phosphocarrier protein has protein sequence MATVTVKVGSSVGLHARPAAVIADYVARSGHTVKLSTAAKGPIDAKSTMMIITLGAKHGDDVAIECDDKETLMGVAELISNNMEAK, from the coding sequence ATGGCAACAGTAACCGTCAAAGTTGGCTCCAGCGTGGGCTTACATGCCCGCCCAGCGGCTGTGATCGCTGATTATGTGGCTCGCAGTGGTCATACCGTAAAGTTGTCAACGGCTGCAAAAGGTCCGATTGATGCAAAGTCAACGATGATGATCATCACCCTGGGTGCAAAGCACGGTGATGACGTTGCAATTGAATGTGATGATAAAGAAACGTTGATGGGGGTCGCTGAGCTTATTTCCAACAATATGGAAGCTAAATAG
- a CDS encoding zinc-dependent alcohol dehydrogenase family protein: protein MRGVVLHEPRNVQVVDRPLPTIIEPTDAIIEVAAACVCGSDLWPYRGIDIPEDRPMGHEYVGTVIEVGPAVTSVKPGDFVVGSFCYSDNTCEICRAGYQSRCVNGGFVGETQAEFARIPQADGTLVVVPGGRPDDRYIPSLLAASDVFGTGWFAAVAADVRPGKTVAIVGDGAVGLLGVLAANALGAERIIAMSRYEDRAALAREFGATDIVTERGEAGIEAVKMMTNGLGAHSVIEAVGTQEAMLQAIGTCRPGGHVGFVGVSHGVTLDGALLFSTEIHLHGGPAPVRRFLPDLIDRIMNDELNPGNVFTHTLPLEEAANAYAAMDERQAIKVMLTP, encoded by the coding sequence ATGCGCGGAGTTGTGCTCCATGAGCCACGGAATGTACAGGTTGTAGACCGTCCATTGCCCACAATTATTGAACCAACCGATGCAATTATTGAGGTTGCTGCTGCTTGCGTATGCGGGTCAGATCTCTGGCCGTACCGCGGGATAGATATTCCTGAGGATAGACCGATGGGGCACGAATATGTCGGCACCGTCATTGAGGTTGGACCAGCCGTAACATCAGTAAAGCCTGGGGATTTTGTTGTTGGTTCATTTTGCTACTCAGATAACACGTGCGAAATCTGTCGGGCGGGATACCAGTCTCGGTGTGTGAATGGCGGATTCGTTGGTGAGACCCAAGCCGAATTTGCGCGTATCCCCCAGGCTGATGGCACCTTGGTTGTTGTACCTGGCGGTCGCCCTGATGATCGGTATATCCCTTCGCTACTGGCCGCTTCTGATGTCTTTGGGACAGGATGGTTTGCTGCGGTAGCAGCCGATGTTCGTCCAGGTAAAACCGTTGCCATTGTTGGTGATGGAGCGGTCGGTCTCCTAGGGGTACTCGCCGCCAACGCACTTGGTGCTGAACGCATCATTGCCATGTCCCGCTACGAGGACCGTGCTGCATTGGCTAGAGAGTTCGGTGCCACTGATATTGTGACTGAACGTGGAGAAGCGGGCATCGAAGCAGTTAAGATGATGACAAATGGTCTTGGTGCCCACAGTGTGATCGAAGCTGTAGGCACCCAAGAAGCCATGTTGCAAGCCATCGGTACTTGCCGTCCCGGGGGTCATGTTGGCTTTGTTGGGGTATCTCACGGGGTAACACTGGATGGTGCGTTGCTGTTCTCTACGGAAATTCATCTCCATGGTGGACCTGCACCTGTGCGTAGATTTTTGCCTGACCTCATCGACCGCATCATGAACGACGAACTCAACCCCGGGAACGTATTTACGCATACCCTTCCACTTGAGGAAGCCGCAAACGCCTATGCAGCGATGGATGAGCGCCAAGCTATCAAGGTGATGTTGACCCCTTGA
- a CDS encoding DUF2304 domain-containing protein produces the protein MAIQLIALSLAVVVLLVSFGLVRQGRIREKYALQWILLGLVSVVLALFPNLLNALASVLGIADPPNLLIFLGVWFLIGVIVHLTLETNKLEERVRVLAEEIALLKATNPNKTQDKP, from the coding sequence ATGGCTATTCAGCTCATCGCGCTATCCCTTGCGGTTGTTGTCCTTCTTGTCAGTTTTGGACTGGTACGCCAAGGCCGTATCCGTGAGAAGTATGCGTTGCAGTGGATTCTGCTTGGTCTTGTTTCCGTTGTTCTCGCGCTGTTTCCAAATCTGTTGAATGCGCTAGCAAGTGTCTTGGGTATCGCCGACCCACCAAATCTGCTCATCTTTTTAGGGGTTTGGTTTCTGATTGGTGTAATCGTTCATCTGACGTTGGAAACGAACAAGCTTGAAGAGCGAGTACGCGTATTGGCTGAAGAAATTGCCCTCTTAAAAGCAACTAATCCCAATAAAACCCAAGACAAACCGTAG
- a CDS encoding glycosyltransferase family 2 protein yields the protein MATRDSAHRAVLVIIPALNEAQTIATVIEQTRAALPDADVLVINDGSIDQTAEVASAAGAIVTTLPFNLGVGGALRTGLRYAREHGYHACAQIDADGQHDPAHLPELCAKLDDADLVIGARFAGVGSYTTAGPRRWAMVLLSRTLSAYVGTTLTDTTSGFRVFSRRAIRLLSHTMPAEYLGDTLDAIVSIHKAGLRITQVPVEMYARQGGTPSATAFKSAIYLGRAIIACSLAMSRQPNAFERGDY from the coding sequence ATGGCAACACGGGATAGCGCACATCGAGCAGTGCTCGTCATCATTCCTGCGCTCAATGAAGCGCAGACAATTGCGACGGTGATTGAACAAACACGCGCAGCACTTCCTGACGCCGATGTCCTGGTTATCAATGATGGGTCGATCGATCAAACTGCTGAAGTCGCAAGTGCCGCTGGTGCTATCGTGACTACCTTGCCCTTTAATTTGGGTGTCGGCGGTGCCCTTCGCACTGGGCTACGGTATGCCCGTGAACATGGCTATCATGCCTGCGCTCAAATAGACGCAGATGGTCAGCACGATCCTGCCCATCTTCCTGAGCTCTGCGCAAAGCTCGATGATGCCGATTTGGTGATTGGTGCTCGCTTCGCTGGGGTAGGTTCGTACACAACAGCTGGACCACGTCGTTGGGCAATGGTCTTACTTTCGCGCACCCTAAGTGCCTATGTGGGCACGACGTTGACAGACACCACAAGCGGGTTTCGTGTTTTTAGTAGACGTGCGATCAGGCTATTGAGCCACACGATGCCAGCGGAATATCTTGGTGACACGTTGGATGCCATTGTTAGCATTCACAAAGCAGGGCTACGCATCACTCAGGTGCCCGTGGAGATGTACGCTCGCCAAGGTGGTACACCGAGTGCAACAGCATTTAAATCAGCAATTTACTTAGGCCGTGCGATTATCGCGTGTTCATTAGCGATGAGTCGTCAACCGAATGCCTTTGAACGGGGGGACTACTAA
- the tadA gene encoding tRNA adenosine(34) deaminase TadA, whose protein sequence is MWEPWMRLAIDEARAAAQDEDVPVGAIITDGEQVIATGRNLREVIQDPTAHAELVAIRNAAQHRGNWHLDGLTLVVTLEPCAMCAGAIVLSRLDRVVYGATDPKAGATRSLYNIADDPRLNHRADIVTGVLEDECGEILRSFFKERRLRAKAKKQSSAIPPQDG, encoded by the coding sequence ATGTGGGAACCCTGGATGCGACTAGCAATTGATGAAGCAAGGGCAGCCGCTCAGGATGAGGATGTCCCGGTTGGTGCCATTATCACTGACGGAGAGCAAGTGATTGCCACAGGGAGGAATCTTCGAGAGGTTATTCAAGACCCCACCGCCCATGCTGAGCTTGTGGCCATCAGAAACGCCGCACAACATCGCGGGAATTGGCATTTAGATGGGCTCACGCTGGTTGTTACGCTTGAACCGTGTGCCATGTGTGCCGGTGCGATCGTGCTTTCACGGCTTGACCGCGTGGTTTATGGGGCGACCGACCCCAAAGCCGGTGCAACTCGGTCGTTATATAACATCGCCGATGACCCGCGCCTCAACCATCGTGCCGACATTGTTACCGGCGTATTGGAGGACGAATGCGGCGAGATACTCCGGTCGTTTTTCAAAGAACGTCGCCTTCGCGCCAAAGCCAAAAAACAGTCTTCAGCGATCCCACCACAAGACGGATAA
- a CDS encoding DNA alkylation repair protein has product MSPEELVEEVAAAFKEAANPVLADQMYARLEGRFTYYGLLRPARDRAVASILERVPERPHNFWLLNLLELCWMRREREMQYFANDFLTTHVHLLEEPFPDVARRVVMVKPWWDTVDPFAVRILGPWIRRTGRHDVTDRWVRTSQRWMVRSALLHQLSFGQATDEKRLFDYCLQHGRSEDHMVRKAVAWSLVTYRTSNPQAVERFLRRNPNAFTPDINVDLAKDLADSHSVAKPR; this is encoded by the coding sequence ATGAGTCCAGAGGAACTGGTGGAAGAGGTAGCTGCCGCATTCAAAGAAGCTGCTAACCCCGTGTTAGCAGACCAAATGTATGCGCGGTTGGAAGGTAGGTTTACCTATTACGGTCTATTGAGACCGGCACGTGACCGTGCGGTTGCGTCGATTCTGGAACGTGTACCTGAACGTCCCCACAATTTTTGGCTCCTTAACTTATTGGAGCTGTGTTGGATGCGTCGAGAGCGTGAGATGCAGTACTTTGCAAACGACTTTCTCACCACCCATGTCCATCTTCTTGAGGAACCGTTCCCCGATGTGGCTCGTCGAGTGGTCATGGTCAAGCCTTGGTGGGATACCGTTGACCCGTTTGCGGTCCGTATCTTGGGGCCTTGGATTCGTCGCACTGGCCGCCACGATGTTACAGATCGGTGGGTGCGCACCTCCCAGCGGTGGATGGTGCGTTCAGCGCTCTTGCACCAGTTGTCCTTTGGACAAGCAACAGATGAAAAGCGCCTCTTCGATTATTGCCTTCAACATGGTCGCAGTGAAGACCATATGGTGCGCAAAGCAGTTGCATGGTCACTCGTGACCTATCGCACATCAAACCCACAAGCGGTGGAACGGTTTTTACGGCGCAATCCCAACGCCTTCACCCCTGATATCAATGTGGACCTTGCGAAAGACTTGGCAGATAGTCACTCAGTAGCAAAACCACGGTAA
- the dnaX gene encoding DNA polymerase III subunit gamma/tau, with amino-acid sequence MAHVSLYRKYRPDSFADVVGQDHVTETLARAVDTQSWHHAYLFCGPRGTGKTSSARLLAMGLNASIGPTSHPDPNDPNVVAIREGSSPDVIEIDAASNSGVDDVRDLRDKINYSPTQGRLRIYIVDECHMLSNSAWNAFLKTIEEPPGHVVFIFATTEPHKVLPTVLSRTQRFDFRRVSDQVLTDHCKRICVAEQVTITDEALAPIVRAGDGSVRDTLSVLDQVIAFTGNTIDVESVNRVLGTVPSDLLDQLVNAIARADVADAFALVGRVADQGIDLRQFALDAQNHLRELLILSAAPDSGLIEGTPERLAALQAQAASADTERLLFAVEILNDAQVRMRAGNTRLPLEVALAKAVLNDADRAKPVPRLAPTPRTQGAGTPAPTASTQANAPSQQPSPASAAGTEPNTQQPRSSSAPGNVVATPSEQAGAESHQHAVEPEPQEHRASEEKNTQAEQNAAASVQPDDALQSASERAVPLEGEVLDAVAEQELAPQRESLFSADEDAPAPLPSTQVSPPPGQDVSPDEPVVESEPAPPEPAPEIEPDPEIEPGPEVVASDHHPEQATVQAVADKEATTEDAPRLDIATVNALWNQALGLIMGESKRIGSIYSQGEPIRVDSTTVTIGYRYQFHADMASEADAKAVASRHMSTLLGTAVKVESETNEQAEPTAVAEPAVEPVEEIEPLIDDRVVQVDPEQQFQDAVSLVKRELGARDFE; translated from the coding sequence GTGGCCCACGTGTCCTTGTATCGCAAGTACCGTCCGGATTCATTCGCAGATGTGGTCGGTCAAGACCATGTGACTGAAACACTTGCTCGGGCGGTTGATACCCAAAGCTGGCATCACGCCTACCTGTTTTGTGGGCCTCGTGGCACCGGAAAAACATCGTCCGCACGGCTCTTAGCGATGGGGTTAAACGCTTCAATAGGACCAACCTCTCATCCAGATCCGAACGACCCAAACGTGGTTGCAATTCGTGAGGGCTCCAGCCCGGACGTTATCGAAATTGACGCAGCCTCAAATAGCGGTGTTGATGATGTGCGTGATCTCCGCGACAAAATCAACTACTCCCCAACCCAAGGCCGACTTCGTATTTATATTGTTGACGAATGCCATATGCTGAGTAATTCAGCCTGGAATGCATTTTTAAAAACGATTGAAGAACCCCCTGGGCATGTGGTGTTTATTTTTGCGACGACAGAGCCGCACAAAGTGTTACCAACCGTATTGAGTCGCACCCAGCGTTTTGATTTTCGTCGGGTAAGTGACCAGGTACTGACCGATCATTGCAAGCGCATTTGTGTTGCTGAACAGGTCACGATTACCGATGAAGCCTTGGCCCCGATTGTGCGAGCTGGAGATGGCAGTGTTCGTGACACGCTCAGTGTCCTGGATCAAGTGATTGCATTCACGGGCAATACGATTGATGTTGAATCGGTTAATCGTGTCCTTGGTACGGTTCCGAGTGATTTATTAGACCAGTTGGTGAACGCTATCGCGCGGGCCGACGTTGCTGATGCCTTTGCACTTGTGGGGCGTGTTGCGGACCAAGGCATTGACCTCCGCCAGTTCGCACTTGATGCGCAAAATCATTTGCGGGAGTTGTTGATTTTAAGTGCGGCGCCTGATTCGGGACTGATTGAAGGTACCCCAGAACGGCTAGCTGCGTTGCAGGCTCAAGCGGCGAGTGCAGACACTGAACGGCTGTTGTTCGCCGTAGAAATCTTGAATGATGCCCAGGTACGGATGCGGGCTGGTAACACCCGCTTACCCCTCGAAGTAGCCCTCGCTAAGGCGGTACTCAACGACGCTGATCGTGCCAAGCCAGTGCCTCGTCTCGCCCCTACTCCACGTACTCAGGGAGCGGGAACACCGGCTCCAACGGCGAGCACGCAGGCAAACGCACCAAGCCAGCAGCCTTCACCGGCCTCAGCAGCAGGAACTGAGCCGAACACGCAACAGCCCCGTTCTTCGTCTGCTCCAGGCAATGTTGTTGCCACACCTTCAGAACAAGCCGGAGCCGAATCACACCAGCACGCTGTCGAACCTGAACCTCAGGAACATCGTGCGTCTGAAGAAAAGAATACTCAAGCGGAGCAGAACGCGGCTGCATCGGTTCAGCCCGACGACGCACTGCAGTCAGCAAGTGAGCGCGCGGTACCACTGGAGGGTGAGGTGCTTGATGCGGTGGCCGAACAGGAGCTTGCACCGCAGCGAGAATCGCTCTTTAGTGCCGATGAAGATGCCCCCGCACCACTGCCATCGACCCAGGTCAGTCCACCTCCAGGCCAAGATGTATCACCCGATGAACCTGTGGTTGAGTCTGAACCAGCTCCACCAGAACCAGCCCCTGAAATAGAACCAGACCCTGAAATAGAACCAGGCCCTGAAGTGGTCGCGTCTGACCACCACCCCGAGCAGGCCACGGTGCAAGCGGTGGCCGACAAAGAAGCAACGACTGAAGACGCACCTCGCCTCGATATCGCAACGGTAAATGCGCTTTGGAATCAAGCCCTCGGCCTGATCATGGGTGAATCCAAACGTATCGGATCAATTTATAGTCAGGGAGAACCGATCCGCGTAGATTCAACAACGGTGACCATTGGGTATCGGTACCAATTCCACGCTGATATGGCGAGTGAAGCGGACGCTAAAGCTGTCGCCAGCCGTCATATGTCAACATTGCTAGGTACCGCTGTCAAGGTTGAATCAGAAACAAACGAACAAGCTGAACCTACAGCGGTGGCTGAACCAGCCGTAGAACCCGTTGAAGAGATTGAACCACTCATCGATGATCGTGTGGTTCAGGTTGATCCTGAACAACAGTTTCAAGATGCGGTCTCACTCGTTAAACGAGAACTTGGTGCCAGAGACTTCGAATAG
- a CDS encoding YbaB/EbfC family nucleoid-associated protein, producing the protein MSNQQQQMMRQAQAMMKKMTAAQEELAEQETTVTVGGGTVSVSITGDGMVTGIEIKPEVVDPDDVEMLQDLILAGVNEAITAAKELEGEVMGGIAGGLGLPPGLL; encoded by the coding sequence ATGAGCAATCAGCAACAGCAGATGATGCGTCAGGCCCAGGCCATGATGAAGAAGATGACTGCCGCTCAAGAGGAGTTGGCAGAACAAGAAACGACTGTCACGGTTGGTGGCGGTACCGTTAGCGTTTCCATCACCGGCGATGGCATGGTAACGGGTATTGAAATTAAGCCTGAGGTTGTTGACCCTGACGACGTTGAAATGTTGCAGGACTTAATTTTGGCTGGAGTCAATGAGGCCATTACGGCGGCCAAAGAGCTCGAAGGTGAAGTGATGGGTGGCATTGCTGGCGGTCTGGGTCTCCCACCGGGACTGCTGTAA
- the recR gene encoding recombination mediator RecR, with amino-acid sequence MYEGPVQRLIDELGRLPGIGPKSAQRLAFHLLDQPTAEIERLADAIMAAGRDVHLCAQCHNVAEGQICRICADTRRGDDVLCVVAEARDIQAIEKTGEFRGRYHVLGGLLMPINGITPDQLHIDTLVQRISQLSDLNEVVLAFSSTVDGETTANYVRQQIERQHPGVRVTRIASGLPVGGDLEYADQVTLGRAFAGRTAMEN; translated from the coding sequence ATGTACGAAGGGCCGGTTCAACGGCTCATTGATGAGCTAGGGCGCCTTCCTGGGATAGGCCCCAAAAGCGCTCAGCGGTTGGCGTTCCATCTTCTTGATCAGCCGACCGCTGAGATTGAACGTCTTGCGGATGCCATCATGGCAGCAGGGCGCGATGTTCATCTTTGTGCTCAATGCCACAACGTTGCCGAGGGACAAATCTGCCGTATTTGTGCGGATACGCGACGCGGTGATGATGTGTTGTGCGTTGTTGCTGAGGCACGGGATATCCAAGCTATTGAGAAAACGGGGGAGTTCCGGGGTCGGTACCATGTGCTCGGTGGTCTCTTGATGCCGATTAACGGCATTACCCCTGATCAGCTTCATATCGACACGCTGGTACAGCGGATTTCCCAGCTCAGTGATTTGAATGAAGTCGTGTTGGCGTTTTCATCCACCGTTGATGGTGAAACAACCGCGAACTATGTGCGCCAACAGATTGAGCGCCAGCATCCAGGGGTTCGCGTAACACGTATTGCCAGCGGGCTTCCTGTAGGTGGTGACCTCGAATATGCGGACCAAGTCACCTTGGGGCGTGCCTTTGCAGGGCGCACCGCTATGGAGAACTAG
- a CDS encoding aspartate kinase — translation MTEPADLPIIVQKFGGTSVATTDRIERVADRVLRTQKAGYRVVVVVSAMGKSTDDLVTMAERITRRPGGREMDMLYTTGERVTMSLLAMAIAEEGGKARSFTGSQAGIITDDIHGKAKILRITPQRVLDCVNAGEIAIVAGFQGVSENTKDVTTLGRGGSDTTAVALAAALEADACEIYTDVDGVFSADPRIVPNARKLDRISAEEMLEMSAAGAGILQLRSVEFGRNHGVDIHVRSSFSQQPGTWVYAKEDEMEHAVIAGVAHDSSEAKATLRSIPDRPGVSAAIFSALADANVNVDMIVQNVSESAKTDMTFTFPESDRDTVERVLHPVAAALGSPGFEIEDRIGKVSLVGAGMKTNPGVAAKMFEALRDANINIQIISTSTIRVSVVIDEDDIDEAVRAIHAAFGLDGDQAVAVEGSRG, via the coding sequence ATGACAGAACCGGCAGATCTCCCGATCATCGTCCAAAAATTTGGTGGGACGAGTGTGGCAACAACCGACCGGATCGAACGGGTAGCTGATCGTGTGCTACGCACCCAGAAAGCAGGCTATCGCGTTGTTGTGGTGGTCAGCGCGATGGGAAAGTCCACTGATGACCTTGTAACCATGGCTGAACGTATCACCCGGCGTCCTGGTGGTCGTGAGATGGACATGTTGTACACCACCGGTGAACGGGTGACGATGAGTTTGCTCGCGATGGCTATTGCCGAAGAAGGCGGCAAAGCGCGTAGTTTCACCGGCAGCCAGGCCGGCATCATCACCGATGATATTCACGGTAAAGCAAAGATTTTGCGTATTACCCCACAACGTGTACTCGACTGTGTTAATGCCGGAGAAATCGCCATTGTGGCGGGCTTCCAAGGGGTTAGTGAAAACACGAAAGATGTAACAACCTTGGGACGTGGGGGGTCAGATACCACGGCGGTAGCCCTAGCTGCGGCGCTCGAGGCTGATGCGTGTGAGATTTATACCGATGTGGATGGGGTGTTCTCTGCAGATCCGCGCATCGTTCCTAATGCTCGCAAGCTTGATCGTATTAGTGCAGAAGAAATGCTTGAGATGAGTGCTGCCGGGGCGGGGATTCTCCAGCTCCGGAGCGTGGAATTTGGACGCAACCACGGGGTTGATATTCACGTGCGTTCATCGTTCTCTCAACAACCAGGAACTTGGGTCTACGCCAAGGAGGATGAAATGGAACATGCCGTCATCGCTGGGGTTGCCCACGATTCAAGTGAAGCCAAAGCAACATTGCGCTCTATTCCAGATCGCCCTGGCGTCAGCGCCGCGATTTTCTCGGCATTAGCTGATGCGAATGTGAACGTGGACATGATTGTGCAAAACGTCTCTGAGAGCGCAAAAACAGATATGACGTTTACATTCCCTGAAAGTGATCGTGACACCGTTGAACGTGTCCTTCATCCAGTTGCAGCCGCGTTGGGATCGCCCGGGTTTGAGATTGAAGACCGAATTGGCAAAGTTTCCCTTGTTGGTGCTGGCATGAAAACAAATCCGGGGGTGGCTGCCAAAATGTTTGAAGCCCTCCGTGATGCCAATATCAATATTCAAATTATTTCTACATCTACGATCCGTGTTTCAGTTGTCATTGATGAAGATGACATTGACGAAGCTGTGCGAGCCATCCATGCCGCATTTGGGCTAGATGGTGACCAGGCTGTTGCCGTTGAAGGGAGCCGAGGGTGA
- a CDS encoding aspartate-semialdehyde dehydrogenase: MSARTIAVVGATGAVGEEIRSILLERQVEADHWVFLASARSAGRSIDHGEQTIEVRDLASPNAFDGVNIALFSAGGSRSLEYAPKAVEAGALVVDNSSAFRSDPDVPLVVAEVNADALDTRPVKGIVANPNCTTMAVMLPMKALHDAFGLTEMVCSTYQAAGGAGQSGIDELHAQVDVLIHHRDALRHDGVDAIGQVTPEVFMSPLAYNVVPMLGNMQDNGYTDEELKLLFESRKILGIPALKVAPTCVRVPVVSGHAISVRATFAAPVTREAALEAMSGFDGMVLDEFATPLAYAGGDPVAVGRVRQDLFDDHTLNLWVVGDNLRKGAALNAVQIAEALIERGHA, encoded by the coding sequence GTGAGTGCCCGGACTATTGCGGTTGTCGGCGCCACAGGGGCAGTGGGTGAGGAAATCCGCTCAATTCTATTGGAACGGCAGGTAGAAGCTGACCATTGGGTTTTTCTTGCCTCTGCGCGCAGTGCAGGGCGGTCTATTGACCACGGTGAGCAAACTATTGAAGTGCGCGACCTGGCATCACCGAACGCTTTTGATGGCGTTAACATCGCCCTCTTTTCTGCGGGTGGTAGTCGTTCGTTGGAATACGCACCTAAGGCCGTTGAAGCTGGTGCTCTGGTTGTAGACAATTCCTCCGCATTTCGAAGTGACCCCGATGTACCACTCGTTGTTGCGGAAGTGAATGCAGATGCCTTGGATACACGACCGGTAAAGGGCATTGTGGCGAACCCGAATTGCACAACGATGGCGGTTATGTTGCCCATGAAAGCGCTGCATGATGCCTTTGGGCTGACTGAAATGGTGTGCTCAACCTATCAGGCGGCCGGTGGGGCAGGACAAAGTGGAATTGATGAACTTCATGCCCAAGTCGATGTGCTTATCCATCACCGGGATGCATTGCGCCATGATGGGGTAGACGCCATTGGTCAGGTAACCCCTGAGGTATTCATGTCTCCGCTGGCCTACAACGTTGTGCCAATGTTGGGGAATATGCAAGACAATGGCTATACCGATGAAGAACTGAAACTGCTCTTTGAGAGCCGGAAGATTCTCGGTATCCCCGCCTTAAAGGTTGCCCCAACGTGTGTTCGCGTTCCGGTGGTCAGTGGCCATGCTATTAGTGTTCGGGCCACGTTTGCGGCCCCTGTCACACGTGAAGCTGCGTTGGAGGCTATGTCCGGATTTGACGGAATGGTCCTCGATGAGTTTGCTACCCCGCTGGCCTATGCCGGTGGAGATCCCGTTGCGGTTGGTCGTGTACGTCAAGATCTCTTTGATGACCATACCCTCAACCTTTGGGTGGTCGGGGATAACCTGCGCAAAGGGGCGGCATTAAATGCGGTTCAAATCGCTGAAGCGTTGATTGAACGTGGTCACGCCTGA
- a CDS encoding metallophosphoesterase, whose amino-acid sequence MSNRFIARSALGLAGMAATCFLYGVAIERRWYTTRFDTIHRDRPVVSPLRIALFSDLHYRPGQEHRLHYVMNAVVDAQPDLIVSAGDNLEHAGGMDAVIATHAAMTAALPSVPAIAALGAHDYWGPTPALNPFRYFVSRTSNVKPTGERFNTDRFIAGLEDAGWIVPVNGQGVLTSPQGRIHFSVVDDPHIGRDDLGAVAHQPNEPVVIQLGITHAPYRRVLDHYVGIGCDLILAGHTHGGQVCVPFYGALVTNCDLPPAQASGLSYHRDTPLVVTAGLGHSTYAPFRFACRPEVRIIDIQM is encoded by the coding sequence GTGAGCAACCGTTTTATTGCCCGAAGCGCGTTGGGGCTTGCTGGAATGGCCGCTACCTGTTTTCTCTACGGTGTGGCTATTGAACGCCGCTGGTACACCACTCGATTCGACACGATCCACCGTGACCGTCCCGTGGTATCTCCCTTGCGAATCGCCCTCTTTAGTGATTTACATTATCGGCCCGGTCAAGAGCATCGTCTGCACTATGTGATGAATGCGGTGGTCGATGCGCAGCCAGATTTGATTGTCTCAGCGGGTGACAATCTGGAACATGCGGGGGGTATGGATGCTGTCATTGCCACCCATGCTGCGATGACAGCCGCATTGCCTTCGGTACCAGCTATTGCGGCATTGGGTGCCCATGACTACTGGGGGCCGACACCAGCACTGAATCCATTTCGATATTTTGTTTCACGTACCAGTAATGTCAAACCTACCGGTGAACGATTTAACACCGATCGGTTTATCGCCGGTCTAGAGGATGCCGGGTGGATCGTTCCGGTGAATGGTCAAGGAGTTCTTACCTCACCACAGGGCCGTATTCATTTCAGTGTTGTTGACGATCCGCATATTGGCCGTGATGACTTGGGTGCGGTTGCCCACCAACCTAACGAACCTGTAGTGATACAACTTGGAATCACCCATGCCCCCTATCGCCGGGTCTTGGACCACTATGTAGGCATTGGGTGTGACCTTATTCTTGCCGGCCACACCCATGGTGGACAGGTCTGTGTACCGTTTTATGGGGCACTTGTCACCAATTGCGATCTCCCTCCTGCTCAAGCAAGTGGGCTGAGTTACCACCGTGATACCCCACTCGTGGTTACCGCAGGCCTCGGTCATTCAACCTATGCGCCGTTCCGGTTTGCATGCCGCCCTGAGGTACGCATTATTGATATTCAGATGTAG